From the Paenibacillus sp. MMS20-IR301 genome, the window ATTGCTGACGGCGGCGCTGCCTTCAAGCTGATTACCGGCAAATTCGGCAGCGGCAAAAGCTTTCTGCTGCAGATCATCCGCAATTACGCTATGGACCGGGATTTCGTGGTCGCCGATGCTGACCTGTCACCTGAACGGCGGCTTGTCGGTACGAAGGGACAGGGACTGGCCACTTACCGCGAGCTTATGAGCCATCTGTCGACCCGCACGCGGCCGGACGGCGGAGCGCTGGAGATTATGCTGCAGAAATGGATTATGACGCTGCAGCAGGCCGTGATGCAGGAGAAGGGCTGTGGTCCGGATGATCCGGGGCTGGCCGGGGAAGTGGAGCAGCGGATCTATGCCGTAGCATCAGGAATGCGCGGGCTTGTGCACGGCTTTGACTTCGCCAAGGTGCTGGCTTCTTACTGGAACGGGCATAAGCTGGCTGATGACGGGCTGAAGCAGGACTCCTTGCGCTGGCTGCGCGGTGAGTTTGCCACCCGTACAGAAGCAAGGAAAGCGCTTGGTGTTGGGGTCATCATTGATGATGACAACTGGTATGACTATATGAAGCTGTGGGCGGAATTCACCGGAGCCATCGGATACAAGGGCTTGCTGCTGTTCATAGATGAAGGAGTGAACCTCTATAAGATTACGAACAGCATCTCACGCCAGAGCAACTACGAGAAGCTGCTGACGATGTTTAACGACACGATGCAGGGCAAGGCGGAGCGGCTGGGCATCTTCGTAGGCGGAACCCCGCAGTTCGTTGAGGATCACCGGCGCGGCTTGTTCAGCTATGAAGCGCTTCGCTCCCGGCTTGTTGCCGGACGATATGCCGGGGCCGGGCTGAACAACTTTACCGGCCCGATTATTGCCCTGGACATGCTCTCCCACGAGGAGATCCTGATTCTGCTGCAGAAGCTGCGGGATATTCATGCCCTGCACTATGGATATGAAGCCGGGCTGACACAAGCGCAGCTGGTGCATTTTATGGAAGAGGCCGTCGGGCGGCTGGGTGCGGAAGAACTGCTCACTGCGCGCGAGGTGGTGCGTGATTTCATGGATCTGCTGCATACGCTGAGCCAGCATCCGGACATTACGTTCGAGCAGCTGGTCGGGGAACGGACTTCGCGGCCTGCCGAGACCGGGCAGAACGAATTGGACGGCTTCCTGGCGGAGTTTGACCTATGAGCGATACTAATCCGTTTTACCGGTTGGCACCATTCATTAAGGAGTTCATCTACAAAAACCGCTGGGAGACACTGCGCGAGGCTCAGGTTGATGCCTGCCGTGTGCTGTTTGATACGCCGCATCACCTGCTGATTGCCTCGGGTACCGCCTCCGGCAAGACGGAGGCGGCCTTCTTCCCGGCACTGACAGAGCTGCACGAGCGGCCGTCCGCCTCCGTGGGCATTCTCTACATCGCCCCGCTGAAGGCGCTGATTAACGATCAGTTCACCCGGCTGAACGATCTGCTGCGTGAAGGGAATATCCCGGTCTGGCACTGGCACGGTGATGTGCCGCAGGCCGACAAAACAAAGCTGATGCAGAATCCCTCCGGGGTATTGCAGATTACGCCGGAGTCGCTGGAAGGGCTGCTGATGAACCGCCCGAATGCCATTCCGGCGCTATTCCATGACCTGCGCTTCATCGTCATCGATGAAGTACATGCTTTCATGGGAGCGGACCGCGGCATTCAAGTGCTGAGCCAGCTGGCGCGGATCTCGCGGATGGCCGGCTGTTATCCGCGGCGGATCGGCCTCTCCGCCACGCTTAGCGACTACGCCTCCGTCACGGAGTGGCTGGCGGCAGGCACGCGTGAGAGCGTGGAGGTCAGTGCCCCGCAAGGCGGGCGCAAGCTGCGCCTGAGCGTGGAGCACTTCTCCTTCCCGGATGCGCGGAATGAGGAGGAAGCCGAACACCTGGAGCGGGCGCGCCAGGCCTATTACGGCTTCATCTATGACCATACGCATGTGAAGAAGGCCTTGATCTTCACGAACAGCCGAACGGACGCCGAAGAGGCGATTCTGGAGCTGCGGCGCATTGCCGCGAAGCGCAGTGAGCGGGATGTCTTCCATGTGCATCATGGAAGCATCTCCGCGATGCTGCGCGAGGAGACGGAGGCTGCGCTCCGCCAGGGTGCGGGGCCGGCTGTGGCTGCAGCGACGCTGACGCTGGAGCTGGGGATTGACCTGGGCGAGCTGGAGCGGGTGCTCCAGCTCGGCGCGCCCTACAGCTGCGCGAGCTTCGTGCAGCGGCTGGGCCGCTCGGGCAGGCGCGGGGACGCCGCCTCCGAGATGATCTTCGTCACGCCCGAGGAGGAGGACGAGGAGGCACAGCTGCCGGCGCGGATGCCGTGGACGCTGCTGCGGGCTATTGCCGTCATCGAGCTGTATGTACGCGAGAAATGGGTCGAGCCGCTGAACGTGCGCCAGCTGCCGGTCGGCCTGCTGTATCATCAGACGATGAGCATCCTTAAGAGCATGGGCGAGGCGGAGCCGGAGGACCTGAAGGAGGCGGTGCTCAGCCTGCCGTCCTTCCGGGGAATTGACCCGGCCGACTATGATGCCTTCATGGAATACATGCAAGGCATGGGGCATATCGAGCAGATGGATGAAGGCAGCCTGCTGATCGGCATGGCGGGTGAGAAGATCGTCAACAATTTCCGTTTCTATGCAGTCTTCAAAGACGATGAGGAGCATGTCGTCTATAACGGCACCGAGGAGATTGGTTCAATTACCACAGTGCCGCCTCCAGGCTACTGCTTCACGCTGGCCGGCAAGCTGTGGAAGGTGGAAGAGGTCGATAACCGCCACAAGGCAGTCTATGTCAAAGGCTCGCGCGGCAAGGTGGATACTTTATGGCTTGGCGCTGGCGGAGATGTCCACACGAGAATTATGACCAAGATCCGCGAGGTGCTGGGTTCTACCGCCTTGTACCCGTATCTTGCCCCAAGTGCTGCCGCCCGGCTGGAGCGGGCGCGGCGGCTGGCGAAGGAGAGCGGCCTGCTAACGCGTTCCGTTCTGCCGGCGGGTGGAGATTCCATGTTCATCCTTCCTTGGGCGGGCAGCCGCCAGTTCCGCACGCTTGAGCGTCTGCTGAAGAATAATCTCAAAGGTCCGCTGGGTCTGCGCTCAGTCGTGCCGATGGAACCTTATTACATGGTAGTCGCAGGTAAGGCGGATGCGGAGACGCTGGAGGAGGAGATCATCGCTGAAACCGGCGGCGTTTCGGATGCTATAGCGCTGCTCGGACCGGATGAGGCGCCTTATCTGGGCAAATATGATGAGTTCATTCCGCATGATCTGCTGCGCAAAGCCTTTTCGCTTGACGGTCTGGATGTGCCAGGACTGGTTAACGTAGTTAAGCAATGGCAGCAGTCAGGCAAGCAGGGAACACCAGAAGAACACTAGAAGATCATTACTGAACAGTAAAATCAGGCCTTCTTTACGATTATCGTAGAGAGGGCTTGTTTCGTTGTTGGGGAAATCCTGAAGCTGAACTGTGAAAATAGTTGGATAATCTACACTTGCTAAAGAACAAAGGAAGCAAGGTCAGCTAACAGTTGGAAAAAGAGCACTTAATATTGGATAAGTAGCCCGGATTAGGTGAAATGTGCAGAAGTAAGATACGTTTATCCACCTAAATGGCCCAATCAAACGAAAATAGCAGAATTAAGATACGTTTATCCACCTAATTCCATTCCGGATGGAAACCGGCTTAAGCAGTCTATTTAGCGGCTACCAACTATAAGAATCTTCGCCTGAAAAGAGAATAGCGGCGAAGCTGACGCTGCGCGGGCAGTTATGTTAAGTTCGCAGGCGGTTATATTCTGTGCCGTGGGTTGTTCTGCAATGCCTCAGAAATCGCATCTTGACATTGGAGTGAACTCCAATGTTATTGTGAATATATGGATAAACAATATTCTATACAACAGGTATCACGGATCCTCGGCATACCGAAGGATACCCTTCGGTATTACGACCGGATTGGGATCGTCTCGCCGTCCAGGGAACACAATTCTTACCGCAGGTACTCGCAGGCTGACCTCACCGATTTAATGAATATCCAAATTATGCAGTATGCGGATTTATCGCTGGAAGACATCAAAGAGAAGTTTCAATTCCGCAAGATGGAGAGTGCAGACCCTGCTTATTATCACGAGCTTGCACAATTCCTCGATGCCAAACAGGCGGAAACGTACCGGAAAATTGCCCGCCTTAACAAGGTAAGCCAGCTACTCGGCGCAGCGGCTGAAACGCTAAGAGATTTTAACCCCGAAAGTGACCGGCGACTGACAGCGTTCGTTCAGCAGATTTACCGGGATCTGCATAAGCAGGATTCCGGACTATCGAAGGGGGACTGTGATGGTGATCAAAATTAACAAAATTAAGAATGGTTATTATCTGCTTGCCGGCGTGCTTGCAATCCTGTTTGCTGTTACGCATGCCTGGAATGGCGAAACCACTGTGCTTCAGGCGCTCCAGGTTAATGAAGCCGCCATGGATACAGCAGTCATATTCAAATATGTCTGGCACATTATCACCGCAGAGAATCTGGTCTTCGGCATCATATTCATTATCTTGTCCTTACAAGGGGAAGGGGCGAAGGCCCGGTTTGCCGCATGGACCATTACTTCACTTCTGTCCGTTCGCCTGCTGGTCATTCTCGGTATAACGGCAGTTTACGATCTTTCGGGACTTAAAGATACGTTTATCGATTCGATAACCATCCTAATCTATATCGCTGTCAACCTATTAGGCATGAAAGTGAAAAAATTGGAGTCCGGAGGTCAGGTCACATCCCGCAGATGAACGGGAAGGTTTGAAGTACTGCCTGAAGATATTGCAATCGTATAGCGTCAGTCTAAGACAGAATCCTCTTGTCCTTAGCTGGCGCTATTCGATTTTGAGGCAACGGAGGAGACGTCACACGCCAAACCAGGCATTTAGAACCGCAAACTGGGCATACCTAGAAAAAACAAACCTTTATTCTGCAGTTCCCACCTTGTTGGAAGCGCTTCATCAGATGATAATAAGCATATCACGAACACAGGGGGCATCTATTAATGGTCAACAGAAAAATGAAGCAAACCGCTGCCATCGCATTCTCCGCAGTTATGGCGCTGAGCCTTGCAGCATGCGGTAACTCGAACAACAATGCGAATACGAATACCAAGGATAACGCAGCACCGAACGCTGCCGCCGGCAGCGGAAACGCAGCAGCAACGAATGCGCCGAGTGACAAGAAAGTTACGATTACGTTCCAGAACATTTATCCGGACCCGGCTACCCCGGCTTACAAAATGATTCATGAGCTGACCGACCAGTACATGAAGGAGCATCCGAACGTTACGATCGAACTGGACACGCTGAACACCGACCAGCAGAAGGTAAAGCTGAAAACCCAAGCCGCCTCCAAAGAAGTGCCGGACATCACCATCGTTAACCCGGCTGCACAGATGAAGCCTTTCGTAGATGCAGGACTGTTCGCACCGCTGAACGATATGCTCGACCAGAACGGCCTGAAGGACACTTACCAGGAAGGCCTGCTTGACTACTACAGCTTCGACAACAATGTGTATGCGCTTCCTGACGGCAACAACATTGAAGTCGTTTACTACAACAAAGACCTGTTCGCAGAAGCCGGCATCGCCGCTCCTCCGACCACCTTCGAAGAGCTGCTGCAGGATGTCAAGATTCTGAAGGACAAAGGCATTACCCCGCTGGCGATCGGTGAAAAGGATTCCTGGACCGGCTCGTTCCTGTTCATGAACATCCTGCTTCGCACCAACGGCGGCCCTGGCTTCCTACAGGACGTGCTTGACGGCAAGAAAACATTCGAAGATCCTGCTTTTGTAGAAGCGGTAGACGCGTTCCAGGCACTGGTTCAGGCTGGTGCATTCCCTGACGGGGCAACCTCGATTGATGCTAACGCTGGCGGTAACATTTTCAAAACAGGCAAAGCCGCTATGTGGTCGATCGGATCATGGGAAACAGGCGCCATTGACGCTTCTCCTGTAGCCGGTAAAGTGGGAGCGTTCCAGTTCCCTACAGTCAACGGCAAGGGTGACCCTAACGAATTCATGCTGGCACCAGGCAGCGCGTTTGCCGTATCGGCGAACAGCGAGCATCTGCAGGAAACGAAAGACTTCCTCAACTTCTTCGCTTCCGAATATCCTAAGAAACAATTTGAGCTGAAGAATGCTGTAGGTATCGGCCAAAAGGTTGACGGCGACCTCAAGGCTGCCGGATACTCGGATCTGGCTGTAAACATTGCCGGCCTGTTCAATCAGGTGAAAGGCGGCGACCTGGCCTTCGATAACACAATGAACCCTGCAACTGCCCAGGTTCACCTTAGCAGCATTCAGAACCTGTTCGTACAGAAGGTAGAATCTGCAGCAGTAGCGAAAGAGCATCAGGCAGCTTTTGAAGCCAACAAATAATTAGCAGTAGTCTCAGCAACGATTCATAGCAACAGCACAGCTGTTCCAACCCGATGCGAAGCGAGCTGATTCCGGCTTCTTCGCATCAGGTTTATCATGAACCTTCAAGAAATCATGCCATTAATAATTAACAGTGTTAATCGTAAATAGATAAAGAATCTGCTTGTTTAGGAGGCGGGAAAGATGAAAGTACTTAAGGTGCCGGCACGCACGATAGCCGTCTTCATACTGCCATGTCTGCTCTTGTACGTGTGCCTTGTGTTTGTTCCCATACTGGTATCATTATATACGGGCTTGTTGAAGTGGGATGGTTTAACTACCTCGCAGTTTATCGGACTTGGCAATTTCAAAGATATGTTCTTAAATGATCCTGTGTTCTGGCCTTCCGTAAGAAGAACACTGCTGTACGCGGTAGCGTCAATGCTGGAAATTCCGCTGTGCCTCGGCATGGCCATTCTGCTTAACCGTTATTTGCGCAAAGCGAATACGCTGGTATCGATCTACTTCACACCGGTAATCCTGTCGGTTGTTATCATCGGACAACTCTGGAAGACCATCTACAACCCTACATCCATGGGGGGCATGCTGAACGGAGTGCTGGTGTCGCTGGGGCTTGAGAGCTGGACGCATAACTGGCTGACCGAACCGAGCATCGCCATGTTCTCGCTGTATCTGGTGTCACTCTGGCAGTACTTCGGCTACCATCTGCTAATCCAGTATACGGGAGTGCAGAATATCCCAGATGAACTATATGAAGCGGCCAAAATAGACGGAGCTGACGGATTTAAGGCGGATCGTTACATTACCATGCCGCTGATCGTTCCGATCTTCAAAATATCAATTATCCTCGCATTTATCGGTTCCCTGCAAGCCTTTGATCTGGTCATGGTAATGACAGGCGGCGGACCGGCGCATGCGACCGATGTCATCTCCACCCATATGTATAACAGCTCGTTCATGTCCCTGAAGTATGGATACGGCAGTGCGATTGCGACCTTCCTGGTTGTCGTCTGTCTCGTCTTTACGGGAATTATCAACATCATCTTCAATAAACTCGAGAGAAAATACAACTAAGAAAGGAGTGCGCGAACCATGCGTAAAGTTAAAAAAGGAATCGTGTATCTTCTTTTTGCCATCCCGGTCGTCACCCAGCTCTATCCGCTTCTTTGGCTGGTGCTGTACTCGCTCAAGACCAACGAAGAAATCCTGGACGGCAGCTTCTTTGCCTTCCCGAAGAAATTCCAATGGCATAACTACTACGAGGCTTATACCTCGGGCAGCTATCTGAGATTCCTGTCGAACAGCGTATTCGTTACGGTACTGACGATGGTCTGCGTAATTCTGCTGGCATCCATGGCGGCTTATGCCATTTCACGGTTCCGCTGGAAGTACGGCAATGTCGTGATGACCATCTTCCTGATGGGAATGATGATTCCGATGCAGGCGACCCTGCTGCCGCTGATGATTATTTTCAAGAATATGCATATCCTGAATACCCACTGGTCGCTGATTCTGCCGTATATCGCCTTCTCCACACCAATTGCCGTATTCATCCTCAGCGGATTCATGAAGGCCATCCCGCATGAGATTGAAGAATCGGCGTTCATCGACGGAGCGAGCGTCTACCGGATCTTCCGCAGCATTATCCTTCCGGTATCTGTACCGCCGGTAATGACCGTGTGCATCCTGACCTTCATCAACATCTGGAATGAGTACATCCTGGCCGCAACGTTCATCTCCTCGGAGAAGCTCAAAACCCTGCCGTTCGGGGTCTACACCTTCGTCAGCCAGTATTCAGTCAACTATGGCAACATCGGCGCCTTCCTCGTCATGGGGGCTTTGCCGGTCATTCTGATCTACTTCTTCCTGTCTAACCAGATTACGAAAGGCATGGTGGCAGGAGCGGTAAAGGGCTGAGCTGCAGCTGCGTAAATTCACACATTGCATATCACTGTAAAGGATTTATAATAGGAAACGGCAGGACAGGATGTTGAAAGGAGAGAGTCCTATGAAAAGCGGCTTTCATTCCATCCATCATCGGTTGTTCTTGCTGTTTCTTTTTTGCATGTCCAGTATTCTGCTTATTGTCAGCCTGCTGTACTATAACCGGACTACGGATCAATTGCATGAGAAGATCAGTGATTTGTCGCAGAAAAACGTCGCCCAGACCGCAGGTCTGTTCACACTCTTGTATAAGGGCTATGATGCTTTGTCCAAATCACTCAGCAATAACTTCGAGATGATTCGTCTGCTCAATGAGCGGACGGATGAGCCGGCGGTAGCTTATATCAATGAGCAGACCGTGACGAATATTATCGGCTCAATTTTTTATTCGCGGGATGATCTCGTGGGCATTCATGTCATTACGGACAGAGGCAAGATTTATAATTACGGGAACTATATGAATGTGGTCGATCCGGATTATGCGCAGGAGGACTGGTATGAGCAGCTGCAGGCTTCCTCCGGTAAAATGGTCTGGCTCGGCGTGTATCAGCACTCTCTGATTGACCAGGTCGAGGACAGTCCTGTATTCGCTTTCGGGCGGCAAATTTATGATCTGAACGAGCATAAGCCGATTGGCATTGTGCTGTACGAGACGAATCCGCAGCCTGTGCTGGACGCACTGGAGAATCTGAAGCTTGGAGAACACAGCCAGGTCTATTTAATGTCTCCAGACGGGAAGTTTGTCACCTCGGCTACAGACCCTACACCGGATGTTGATCATCTGCCGGCGCCGCCAGTCTCACAGAATGTCATGGTCCAGCAGGAGGACGACCGTCTGATCGTCGCCTCCAAGCTGGCGATCTCCGGCTGGTGGGTTATGAGTATTACGCCTGACAGGGACTTAAATGTGGAGCTTATTGAGATGAAGCGCTATTTGCTGATTGTGATCTCCGCGCTGATCCTTGTCTCTACGCTGATTGCGTCCATTGTCTCCCAGACAATCTCTTCACCGCTGAAGAAGCTGATCCGCGAGATGAGGCAGGTGGAGGTCGGGAACTTCCGGGGCATGGTCAATGTGGCTTCCTATCAGGAGATCAATATTCTGGTCGCCTCCTTCAACCGGATGGTCCGGCGGATTGAGGAGCTGATCGAACGGGTGAAGCTATCCTCGGTCAGCGAGAAGAATGCCGAGCTGCATGCGCTGCAGTCCCAGGTCAATCCGCATTTCCTCTATAACACGCTGGATATGATCTACTGGATGCTGGATGAGGAAGGCAATGAGCAGCTGGGTGAGCTGGTGCTGTCGTTATCCTCAATGTTCCGGTACAGCAGCCAGTGGGAGGACGGTGCCGAGGTGACGCTGCGGGAGGAGCTGGCGCAGATCGGCCATTATCTGGCGATCATCTCGATCCGCCTGGAGGGCCGGCTGCAGATTATTACGGAGATCGACGAACGCTGGCTGAATATCCGGGTACCGAAGATGACCGTGCAGCCGGTCATTGAGAATGCGGTCAAGCACGGGCTGGAATCACTCGGGCGTCAAGGCATCCTGAAGGTATACACCCGGGAGGAGGGCTCCACGCTCAAGCTGATAGTTGAAGATAACGGAAACGGAATGAACGGGGAACAGCTGCTGCGGCTGCAAAGCTCGCTTGACGGGGACAGCCCCAAGGAAAGCGGCAAAGGCGGCATCGGTCTGCAAAACCTGCACCGGAGACTCCAGTTCATGTTCGGGGAGTGCTACGGCCTGCAGATTCAAAGCTTTCCGGGAGAAGGAACCCAGGTGGCGATTGTGCTGCCGGTTTCAGTG encodes:
- a CDS encoding sensor histidine kinase; amino-acid sequence: MKSGFHSIHHRLFLLFLFCMSSILLIVSLLYYNRTTDQLHEKISDLSQKNVAQTAGLFTLLYKGYDALSKSLSNNFEMIRLLNERTDEPAVAYINEQTVTNIIGSIFYSRDDLVGIHVITDRGKIYNYGNYMNVVDPDYAQEDWYEQLQASSGKMVWLGVYQHSLIDQVEDSPVFAFGRQIYDLNEHKPIGIVLYETNPQPVLDALENLKLGEHSQVYLMSPDGKFVTSATDPTPDVDHLPAPPVSQNVMVQQEDDRLIVASKLAISGWWVMSITPDRDLNVELIEMKRYLLIVISALILVSTLIASIVSQTISSPLKKLIREMRQVEVGNFRGMVNVASYQEINILVASFNRMVRRIEELIERVKLSSVSEKNAELHALQSQVNPHFLYNTLDMIYWMLDEEGNEQLGELVLSLSSMFRYSSQWEDGAEVTLREELAQIGHYLAIISIRLEGRLQIITEIDERWLNIRVPKMTVQPVIENAVKHGLESLGRQGILKVYTREEGSTLKLIVEDNGNGMNGEQLLRLQSSLDGDSPKESGKGGIGLQNLHRRLQFMFGECYGLQIQSFPGEGTQVAIVLPVSVEGEQTT
- a CDS encoding MerR family transcriptional regulator, whose translation is MDKQYSIQQVSRILGIPKDTLRYYDRIGIVSPSREHNSYRRYSQADLTDLMNIQIMQYADLSLEDIKEKFQFRKMESADPAYYHELAQFLDAKQAETYRKIARLNKVSQLLGAAAETLRDFNPESDRRLTAFVQQIYRDLHKQDSGLSKGDCDGDQN
- a CDS encoding carbohydrate ABC transporter permease gives rise to the protein MRKVKKGIVYLLFAIPVVTQLYPLLWLVLYSLKTNEEILDGSFFAFPKKFQWHNYYEAYTSGSYLRFLSNSVFVTVLTMVCVILLASMAAYAISRFRWKYGNVVMTIFLMGMMIPMQATLLPLMIIFKNMHILNTHWSLILPYIAFSTPIAVFILSGFMKAIPHEIEESAFIDGASVYRIFRSIILPVSVPPVMTVCILTFINIWNEYILAATFISSEKLKTLPFGVYTFVSQYSVNYGNIGAFLVMGALPVILIYFFLSNQITKGMVAGAVKG
- a CDS encoding sugar ABC transporter permease → MKVLKVPARTIAVFILPCLLLYVCLVFVPILVSLYTGLLKWDGLTTSQFIGLGNFKDMFLNDPVFWPSVRRTLLYAVASMLEIPLCLGMAILLNRYLRKANTLVSIYFTPVILSVVIIGQLWKTIYNPTSMGGMLNGVLVSLGLESWTHNWLTEPSIAMFSLYLVSLWQYFGYHLLIQYTGVQNIPDELYEAAKIDGADGFKADRYITMPLIVPIFKISIILAFIGSLQAFDLVMVMTGGGPAHATDVISTHMYNSSFMSLKYGYGSAIATFLVVVCLVFTGIINIIFNKLERKYN
- a CDS encoding extracellular solute-binding protein; translation: MVNRKMKQTAAIAFSAVMALSLAACGNSNNNANTNTKDNAAPNAAAGSGNAAATNAPSDKKVTITFQNIYPDPATPAYKMIHELTDQYMKEHPNVTIELDTLNTDQQKVKLKTQAASKEVPDITIVNPAAQMKPFVDAGLFAPLNDMLDQNGLKDTYQEGLLDYYSFDNNVYALPDGNNIEVVYYNKDLFAEAGIAAPPTTFEELLQDVKILKDKGITPLAIGEKDSWTGSFLFMNILLRTNGGPGFLQDVLDGKKTFEDPAFVEAVDAFQALVQAGAFPDGATSIDANAGGNIFKTGKAAMWSIGSWETGAIDASPVAGKVGAFQFPTVNGKGDPNEFMLAPGSAFAVSANSEHLQETKDFLNFFASEYPKKQFELKNAVGIGQKVDGDLKAAGYSDLAVNIAGLFNQVKGGDLAFDNTMNPATAQVHLSSIQNLFVQKVESAAVAKEHQAAFEANK
- a CDS encoding DEAD/DEAH box helicase, which produces MSDTNPFYRLAPFIKEFIYKNRWETLREAQVDACRVLFDTPHHLLIASGTASGKTEAAFFPALTELHERPSASVGILYIAPLKALINDQFTRLNDLLREGNIPVWHWHGDVPQADKTKLMQNPSGVLQITPESLEGLLMNRPNAIPALFHDLRFIVIDEVHAFMGADRGIQVLSQLARISRMAGCYPRRIGLSATLSDYASVTEWLAAGTRESVEVSAPQGGRKLRLSVEHFSFPDARNEEEAEHLERARQAYYGFIYDHTHVKKALIFTNSRTDAEEAILELRRIAAKRSERDVFHVHHGSISAMLREETEAALRQGAGPAVAAATLTLELGIDLGELERVLQLGAPYSCASFVQRLGRSGRRGDAASEMIFVTPEEEDEEAQLPARMPWTLLRAIAVIELYVREKWVEPLNVRQLPVGLLYHQTMSILKSMGEAEPEDLKEAVLSLPSFRGIDPADYDAFMEYMQGMGHIEQMDEGSLLIGMAGEKIVNNFRFYAVFKDDEEHVVYNGTEEIGSITTVPPPGYCFTLAGKLWKVEEVDNRHKAVYVKGSRGKVDTLWLGAGGDVHTRIMTKIREVLGSTALYPYLAPSAAARLERARRLAKESGLLTRSVLPAGGDSMFILPWAGSRQFRTLERLLKNNLKGPLGLRSVVPMEPYYMVVAGKADAETLEEEIIAETGGVSDAIALLGPDEAPYLGKYDEFIPHDLLRKAFSLDGLDVPGLVNVVKQWQQSGKQGTPEEH
- a CDS encoding ATP-binding protein, whose translation is MSSSDNLSGANPSGANVLKIPKRITTALVNSLTAGVVPRIGLEHIAVGRRPEVEAILRDMENIADGGAAFKLITGKFGSGKSFLLQIIRNYAMDRDFVVADADLSPERRLVGTKGQGLATYRELMSHLSTRTRPDGGALEIMLQKWIMTLQQAVMQEKGCGPDDPGLAGEVEQRIYAVASGMRGLVHGFDFAKVLASYWNGHKLADDGLKQDSLRWLRGEFATRTEARKALGVGVIIDDDNWYDYMKLWAEFTGAIGYKGLLLFIDEGVNLYKITNSISRQSNYEKLLTMFNDTMQGKAERLGIFVGGTPQFVEDHRRGLFSYEALRSRLVAGRYAGAGLNNFTGPIIALDMLSHEEILILLQKLRDIHALHYGYEAGLTQAQLVHFMEEAVGRLGAEELLTAREVVRDFMDLLHTLSQHPDITFEQLVGERTSRPAETGQNELDGFLAEFDL